The Hymenobacter sp. DG01 sequence CGGATCTGGTCCTGGCCGATGCGCGCCCAGCTCATCAGCCCGCCCGACACATCCAGCAGAAACCGGCGCTGGGCTCCCAGCGGCATCTGGCTTCCCAGCAGCACACCCGCGCCGCCCAGCTTGCGCCGCACTACCTCCGGCCCATAACCCGAATCCTGCCGGATGCCGCGGTAGCTGAGCGTGGGGGCCACGTAGAGGCCCGCCAGGCCCGTTTGCCGGCCCTGGTAATAATAGTAGCGGCCCTGGGCGGCCAGGCCCCAGGCACGCTCCTCGGGGCTGCCGCCGTTTACCAGCAGCTCGGCGTTGGCGCTCAGCCGGGGCCGCAGCTGCCGCTCATAGCCCAGCAGCAGGGGCATCAGGATACCACTGTTTCCCAGGGCCGAAGACGCCAGGTTCCGGGCCAGAATACCGCCTACATCCAGCCGGAGGGCATTGGAGTACACGGCGGGGGTAGGCTTCAGGGTATCGGGGAGTGGGGACTGGGCCTGGGCTGCGGAAGAAACCAGGCCGGTAAACAGGAGGGCGGCAGCCAGGCGGCCCCAGTGGAAAGTGCGGGAGTAGTTGCGTATCATGGTCCGAAATAGATACTTGCGGCACGGGGCGGCAAACCATTCGGGCGGTTTATCAGACTTTACCTGCCGAAGAAAAAAGCAGGCAAAAACCTTTTCCCGACGCATCCTTGCCGTCCTATATCTGACTTTGTCCTGGCTTCATCCTCTTCTCTTTCTGACTTTTCAACGCTCCACTTTCCGTGACCGAACAAGACGTAACCCGCCTCCTTCAGAAAATACCGCAGCTTAAACAGGAAATCGGAAAGGTGATTGTGGGCCAGCAGCAGGTGCTGGATGAAGTGCTGGTGGCCCTGCTGGCCGGGGGCCACGCCCTGCTGGAAGGTGTGCCCGGCCTGGCCAAAACCCTGCTGGTGCGCACCCTGGCCCAGGCTACCGACCTGCCCTTCCGCCGCATCCAGTTCACGCCCGACCTGATGCCCACCGATATTCTGGGCACCGAAATTCTGGAGGAAGACCACGGCACGGGCCACCGCTCCTTTAAGTTCAACGAAGGGCCCATCTTCGCCAGCCTGGTGCTGGCCGACGAAATCAACCGGACGCCGCCCAAAACCCAGGCCGCCCTGCTGGAAGCCATGCAGGAAGGCCACGTAACGTACGCCGGCCAGGAGCACGCCCTGCCCAAACCGTTCTTTCTGCTGGCTACCCAGAACCCCATTGAGCAGAGCGGCACCTACCCCCTGCCTGAGGCCCAACTCGACCGGTTTCTGCTTTACGTGCGCATTGGCTACCCCACCGAGCAGGAAGAGTTGGCCGTGCTGAGCGGCACTACCGGCACCAGCCGCCAACAGGTGCAGCCAGTGCTGGGCGGCGAGGAGGTGCGCCAGCTGCAGCAGCTTACCCGCCAGGTAAGCATCAGCGAGGAGCTGCTGGGACTGGTGAACCGCCTGGTGCGCGCTACCCGTCCGGCTACTTCCGAGGTTAAGTTTATCCGGGAGTACGGCCGCTGGGGTGCTGGTCCGCGCGCCGGGCAGGCCTTGATTTTGTGCGCCAAGGCCCGGGCCTTGATTCACGGCCGCTTTGCCGCTACTCTGGAAGACGTGCAGGCCCTGGCCCCGGCCGTGCTGCGCCACCGCGTGCTGCTCAACTTCAACGCCGAAGCCGAAAACCTCACCCCCGACGATGCCGTGCGGGAGCTGCTGCAAGCCGTACGGATCTGATAAGAGGGCAGGAGGGTGTGGGGGTAAGAGGGTAGGAGGAAGAATCTTGGTTTTTAGCTTGTAGCAGGGGAGGCCTTACCCAGCCAGGCCAAGGTTTTTGCAACCAATAAAAGTCTAGATGCCTACCCCCACACCCTCCTACCCCCACACCCTCCTACCCTCCTACCCCCTTATTATGCTCACGCCCGAACACCTGCACGCTCTGCACAATCTGCCTCTGGCCGCCCGGCGCGCCGCTGAGGGGTTGCTGCACGGCGCCCACGCCAGCCGCCGACGCGGGGCGGGTCTGGAGTTTAGCCAGTACCGCCCCTACCAGCCCGGCGACGACCTGCGCCG is a genomic window containing:
- a CDS encoding MoxR family ATPase, whose translation is MTEQDVTRLLQKIPQLKQEIGKVIVGQQQVLDEVLVALLAGGHALLEGVPGLAKTLLVRTLAQATDLPFRRIQFTPDLMPTDILGTEILEEDHGTGHRSFKFNEGPIFASLVLADEINRTPPKTQAALLEAMQEGHVTYAGQEHALPKPFFLLATQNPIEQSGTYPLPEAQLDRFLLYVRIGYPTEQEELAVLSGTTGTSRQQVQPVLGGEEVRQLQQLTRQVSISEELLGLVNRLVRATRPATSEVKFIREYGRWGAGPRAGQALILCAKARALIHGRFAATLEDVQALAPAVLRHRVLLNFNAEAENLTPDDAVRELLQAVRI